In the Mya arenaria isolate MELC-2E11 chromosome 11, ASM2691426v1 genome, one interval contains:
- the LOC128208634 gene encoding uncharacterized protein LOC128208634 encodes MYHTEEVYDNVPLSTGEVYDNVPLSPGEVYDNVPLSTGEVYDNVPLSPGEVYDNVPLSTGEVYDNVPLSPREVYDNVPLSTGEVYDNVPLSTGEVYDNVPLGTGEVTGEVPLSTGEVYDNVPLSTGEVYDNVPLSTGEVYDNVPLSTGEVYDDVPLSTGEVYDDVPLSTGEVYDDVPLSTGEEFHNVPLRTREVPLSTGEVYDNVPLSTGEVYDNVPLSTGEVYDNVPLSTGEVYDNVPLSTGEVYDNVPLSTGEVYDDVPLSTGEVYDNVPLSTGEGCDNVSLSTGEVYDNAPLST; translated from the exons ATGTACCA TACTGAAGAAGTGTATGATAATGTGCCACTAAGTACTGGAGAAGTGTACGACAATGTACCACTAAGTCCTGGAGAAGTGTACGATAATGTGCCACTAAGTACTGGAGAAGTGTACGACAATGTACCACTAAGTCCTGGAGAAGTGTACGATAATGTGCCACTAAGTACTGGAGAAGTGTACGACAATGTACCACTAAGTCCTAGAGAAGTGTATGATAATGTGCCACTAAGTACTGGAGAAGTGTACGACAATGTACCACTAAGTACTGGAGAAGTGTACGATAATGTGCCACTGGGTACTGGAGAAGT TACTGGAGAAGTGCCACTCAGTACTGGAGAAGTGTACGATAATGTGCCACTAAGTACTGGAGAAGTGTACGATAATGTGCCACTAAGTACTGGAGAAGTGTACGATAATGTGCCACTAAGTACTGGAGAAGTGTACGACGATGTGCCACTAAGTACTGGAGAAGTGTACGACGATGTGCCACTAAGTACTGGAGAAGTGTACGACGATGTGCCACTAAGTACTGGAGAAGAGTTTCATAATGTACCACTAAGAACTAGAGAAGTGCCACTCAGTACTGGAGAAGTGTACGATAATGTACCACTAAGTACTGGAGAAGTGTACGATAATGTGCCACTAAGTACTGGAGAAGTGTACGATAATGTGCCACTAAGTACTGGAGAAGTGTACGATAATGTGCCACTAAGTACTGGAGAAGTGTACGATAATGTGCCACTAAGTACTGGAGAAGTGTACGACGATGTGCCACTAAGTACTGGTGAAGTGTACGACAATGTACCACTAAGTACTGGAGAAGGGTGTGATAATGTATCACTCAGTACTGGAGAAGTGTACGATAATGCGCCACTAAGTACTTAA
- the LOC128207171 gene encoding bone morphogenetic protein 2-like translates to MRPRYSCWILVLSVLLLLERPSPSVGQFAASTSTDAPPPPLTEEQKRRVKDALESSLLTMFGFSRRPQPRGDHVVIPQYMIDLYRQTSGDLTTDIPSVFERREGAVRSNTIRSFFHEDVLHEKGCGQATCARLWFNVSSIPTAETLADSELRIYIERNHTHEAAADKVLKHKLQVFEIMKPVSKGVVASISRLIDVQDIVIQNSSWITLDVQPAVLKWKNKPRTNHGLEIRVVPSKNSLSPLKHVRLRRSAETAESEWNIQRPLLVTYTDDGRASVSRTKRSAEDEETTGSSDIKDSETTTQPSKPKKKKGRKCPKGDAGKECRKQRKKERRRRKKEKKRKKKEKKRKDKSDIKNPEGKEVQGHKGLCQRKNLYVDFNDVGWNDWIVAPLGYYAYYCDGSCPFPFSDNLNATNHAIVQTLARQVDIRAAPTPCCVPTSLSSISMLYLDEFSKVILKQYDDMVVEGCGCR, encoded by the exons ATGAGACCTCGATACAGCTGCTGGATACTGGTTCTCTCcgtgctgctgctgctggagCGCCCCTCCCCGTCTGTCGGCCAGTTTGCCGCCTCCACTTCCACCGACGCTCCTCCGCCACCCCTGACCGAGGAGCAGAAGAGGCGCGTCAAAGACGCCCTGGAATCCAGTCTCCTCACAATGTTCGGATTTTCTCGACGCCCGCAGCCGCGTGGCGACCACGTGGTCATCCCCCAATACATGATCGACCTGTACCGTCAAACCTCTGGCGACCTTACGACAGACATCCCCTCCGTGTTTGAGAGGCGGGAGGGAGCCGTCCGATCCAATACCATTAGGAGCTTCTTCCATGAAG ATGTTCTTCATGAGAAGGGCTGCGGACAGGCGACATGTGCCCGCTTGTGGTTCAACGTGAGCTCGATCCCGACTGCCGAAACGCTTGCAGACTCCGAACTGCGAATCTACATTGAACGGAACCACACGCACGAGGCGGCCGCTGATAAAGTAttaaaacacaaactgcaaGTGTTCGAAATCATGAAGCCAGTATCAAAAGGTGTTGTTGCATCTATAAGTCGTTTAATAGACGTTCAGGATATAGTAATACAAAATTCCTCTTGGATTACTTTAGACGTTCAACCAGCTGtgttaaaatggaaaaataagcCACGGACAAACCACGGTTTAGAAATCCGTGTAGTGCCAAGTAAAAACTCGTTATCTCCGTTAAAACACGTACGGTTACGGAGGTCGGCGGAAACTGCGGAGAGTGAGTGGAATATTCAAAGACCACTTTTAGTAACCTATACTGATGACGGAAGGGCGTCAGTATCTCGGACTAAAAGATCTGCGGAGGATGAAGAGACCACTGGTTCTAGTGATATTAAAGACAGTGAAACTACGACACAACCTAGTAAGCCTAAAAAGAAGAAAGGCCGAAAATGTCCAAAAGGGGACGCCGGAAAAGAGTGTCGTAAACAGCGAAAAAAGGAGCGGCGGAGGCGGAAAAAGGAGAAAAAGAGGAAAAAGAAGGAAAAGAAACGCAAGGACAAGAGTGACATAAAAAACCCAGAAGGGAAGGAGGTGCAGGGACACAAGGGGTTGTGTCAAAGGAAAAACttatatgttgattttaatgACGTAGGTTGGAATGACTGGATTGTAGCTCCCTTAGGATATTATGCTTACTATTGTGATGGCAGCTGCCCGTTTCCATTTAGTGACAATTTAAACGCAACCAACCACGCAATTGTGCAGACGTTGGCACGGCAGGTGGATATCCGGGCGGCACCCACACCGTGTTGTGTACCTACGTCACTTAGTTCGATATCTATGCTGTACCTGGACGAGTTTAGTAAAGTGATCCTTAAACAATATGACGATATGGTAGTTGAGGGCTGTGGGTGCCGATAA